From a single Peromyscus maniculatus bairdii isolate BWxNUB_F1_BW_parent chromosome 4, HU_Pman_BW_mat_3.1, whole genome shotgun sequence genomic region:
- the Dstn gene encoding destrin isoform X2 produces MASGVQVADEVCRIFYDMKVRKCSTPEEIKKRKKAVIFCLSADKKCIVVEEGKEILVGDVGDTITDPFKHFVGMLPEKDCRYALYDASFETKESRKEELMFFLWAPEHAPLKSKMIYASSKDAIKKKFQGIKHEYQANGPEDLNRNSIAEKLGGSLIVAFEGSPV; encoded by the exons GCCTCAGGAGTTCAGGTTGCAGATGAAGTATGTCGTATTTTCTATGACATGAAAGTTCGGAAGTGCTCCACAccagaagaaatcaagaaaaggaagaaggctgTCATTTTTTGTCTCAGTGCAGACAAAAAGTGCATAGTTGTTGAAGAAGGCAAAGAGATCTTGGTTGGAGATGTTGGCGATACCATAACTGATCCCTTCAAGCATTTTGTGGGAATGCTTCCTGAAAAAGATTGTCGCTACGCTTTGTATGATGCAAGCTTTGAAACCAAGGAGTCCAGAAAAGAGGAGCTGATGTTCTTCTTGTG GGCACCAGAACATGCACCTCTGAAAAGCAAAATGATCTACGCGAGCTCAAAGGATGCCATCAAAAAGAAGTTTCAAG gCATAAAGCATGAATATCAAGCAAACGGGCCAGAAGACCTTAATCGGAATAGTATTGCTGAAAAGCTAGGTGGCTCCTTAATTGTAGCTTTTGAAGGGTCCCCTGTGTAG